The stretch of DNA GTATTTATGTTAGGAAGAATGAACAAAGGCAGTGGAGGACCTCAAATATTTAATATGGGAAAATCTAAAGCCAAAGAAAATGGAGAAGAAATATCTAATGTAACCTTTAAAGATGTTGCTGGAATAGATGAGGCAAAACAAGAATTAAAAGAAGTTGTTCAATTCTTAAGAGAACCAGAAAAATTCAGAAAAGTAGGAGCTAAAATACCTAAAGGGGTGTTATTATTAGGAAGTCCTGGTACAGGAAAAACTTTATTAGCTAAAGCAGTAGCTGGAGAAGCAAAAGTTCCTTTCTTTAGTATGTCAGGTTCTGAATTTGTAGAAATGTTTGTTGGAGTTGGAGCTTCAAGAGTAAGAGATTTATTCTCTAAAGCAAGAAAATCTGCTCCATGTATAGTATTTATAGATGAAATAGATGCTGTTGGAAGAAAAAGAGGTTCTGGACAAGGTGGAGGAAATGATGAAAGAGAGCAAACTCTTAACCAACTACTTGTTGAGATGGACGGATTTGGTACTGAAGAGACAATTATAGTTTTAGCAGCAACTAATAGACCAGATGTATTAGATAGAGCTTTAAGAAGACCAGGAAGATTTGATAGACAGGTTTTTGTAGACTCTCCAGATATAAAAGGAAGAAAAGAAATATTAGAAGTACATGCTAGAGGAAAGAAATTTGCTAAAGATGTTAATTTTGATACAATAGCTAAGAAAACAGTTGGGCTTGTTGGAGCTGATTTAGCAAACTTATTAAATGAAGCAGCTATATTGGCAGCTAGAGATGGTAGACAAGAAATAACAATGGCAGATTTAGAAGAAGCATCTGAAAAAATAGAGATGGGACCAGAAAAAAAATCAAAAGTGGTTCCTGAGCATGAGAAAATTAAAACAGCTTATCATGAGGCTGGACATGCTGTAATAAATTATTTATATTTAAATGATACAGACCCTGTTCACAAGGTAACAATTATACCAAGAGGAGCAGCTGGTGGATATACAATGGCTTTACCTGAAGAAGATAGACACTATTACTCAAAAGAGTGGTTTATTAATAAGATGAAAATGTGTTATGGTGGTAGGGCAGCTGATGAATTAGTTTCGAATGAATTAACTACAGGAGCTAGCCAAGATATTAAAGTAGCAACAAGTATAGCTCATGGAATTGTAACAAAATATGGAATGAGTGAGAAATTTGGACCAATTTTATTAGATGGAACAAATGAAGGAGATGTATTCCAACAAAAATATTATAGTGATGTAACAGGAAAAGAAGTTGATGAAGAAATTATAAAACTTGTTAAAGAAACATATAGAGAAACTGTTCAAGCATTAATTGATAATAGAGATAAATTAGATGCTTTAGCAATGGCTCTATGTGAAAGAGAAACGATAATGAGAGAAGAATTTGAAGCTCTTATGAGAGGGGAAAAATTAGAACCTTTAAATAAAGAAGATGAGGGAATCTCTGTTGATGAATTAATTGATGAAAACTTAACAATAGAAGAAATAAAAAATCTTAGTGAAGAAAAAAATCATCAAAATAATTAAAAATACTTTACAAATCATATAAGTTATGATATAATCAATGAGAATTTATCCTAGGATATAGGAATAGCCACCTATTTCGTGGGATAGATAATATTAATCAGGAGGAAGGCTAAATGAAAACTAAAGCAGAATTAATTAAAGAATTCGGTAAAAACGAAAAAGATACTGGTTCTACAGAAGTACAAATCGCAATATTAACAGAGGAAATTAAACACTTAACTGAACACTTAAAAGTTCATAATAAAGATTTCCATTCAAGATTAGGATTACTTAAAAAAGTAGGACACAGAAAAAGATTATTAAATTACTTAGCTTCTAAAGATATAGAAGGATACAGAGCTCTAATTGCTAAATTAGAAATTAGAAAATAATCAAAATAAAAACTATCTCTTCTTGAGATAGTTTTTTTAATAATATAAATGAAAATTTTATAAATTTTCAATAAATGGGGGAAATAATGAAAAAAGTAAATTTTTTTAAAAAATTATCCCTTTCTAGAAAATTGATATTAGGATTTATGGCGACAATAATAGTGGGAACTTTATTATTAATGTTGCCTATTTCAACTACATCAGGAGAAGGATTAGATTTTTTAACAGCATTATTTACTATAACATCAGCAGTTTGTGTAACAGGATTATCTGTAATAGATATAAGTAAAGTCCTTAGTATACCAGGACAAATATTTTTACTAATTTTTATTCAATTAGGTGGATTGGGAATAATGACTTTTTCTTCTTTTAT from Fusobacterium perfoetens ATCC 29250 encodes:
- the ftsH gene encoding ATP-dependent zinc metalloprotease FtsH, which translates into the protein MLNERKEYENEELEEIKPSFKEEKKEENEKNPVKEEKVEEKKVEEKPEETPKEEQKEKTKIEETIEERREELKSRLSSGMKNVKKGKFNFKGLVMLIFVVTLLMSLPSIMKSEKTTPTTTVSYTEFVSNIKNKKIDFVEEREGYIYGYYGNEENLQGYKTRLITDRLGHDTELVKTLEANKIKVESLPPHEMPLLLSLLASWFPMLLLIGVWVFMLGRMNKGSGGPQIFNMGKSKAKENGEEISNVTFKDVAGIDEAKQELKEVVQFLREPEKFRKVGAKIPKGVLLLGSPGTGKTLLAKAVAGEAKVPFFSMSGSEFVEMFVGVGASRVRDLFSKARKSAPCIVFIDEIDAVGRKRGSGQGGGNDEREQTLNQLLVEMDGFGTEETIIVLAATNRPDVLDRALRRPGRFDRQVFVDSPDIKGRKEILEVHARGKKFAKDVNFDTIAKKTVGLVGADLANLLNEAAILAARDGRQEITMADLEEASEKIEMGPEKKSKVVPEHEKIKTAYHEAGHAVINYLYLNDTDPVHKVTIIPRGAAGGYTMALPEEDRHYYSKEWFINKMKMCYGGRAADELVSNELTTGASQDIKVATSIAHGIVTKYGMSEKFGPILLDGTNEGDVFQQKYYSDVTGKEVDEEIIKLVKETYRETVQALIDNRDKLDALAMALCERETIMREEFEALMRGEKLEPLNKEDEGISVDELIDENLTIEEIKNLSEEKNHQNN
- the rpsO gene encoding 30S ribosomal protein S15, whose protein sequence is MKTKAELIKEFGKNEKDTGSTEVQIAILTEEIKHLTEHLKVHNKDFHSRLGLLKKVGHRKRLLNYLASKDIEGYRALIAKLEIRK